Proteins found in one Corynebacterium freneyi genomic segment:
- a CDS encoding metal-sensitive transcriptional regulator yields the protein MESDPGFDPVAQRRAIINRLKRAHGQLAGVIAMMEEDRHCRDVVTQLAAVSKALDRAGFKLVSSSMRGCLNGSGEGNLTPDEIEELFLRLT from the coding sequence GTGGAATCCGATCCCGGGTTCGATCCCGTCGCTCAGCGTCGGGCCATCATCAACCGGCTCAAGCGCGCCCATGGGCAGCTGGCCGGCGTCATCGCGATGATGGAGGAGGACCGCCACTGCCGTGATGTGGTCACGCAGTTGGCGGCGGTGTCCAAGGCGTTGGATCGCGCCGGTTTCAAGTTGGTGTCGTCGTCGATGCGCGGCTGCCTCAACGGTTCGGGCGAGGGCAATCTCACCCCGGATGAGATCGAGGAGCTGTTCTTGCGCCTGACGTAG
- a CDS encoding suppressor of fused domain protein, producing the protein MTAIIDAVRAHLCGYFEESAPGEAKLTFLGADPLTVLRFGPDRDGTVTYATLGCSRSPMQDPSAMVTDPDDGPRAELALPIIGGLDAVTRPLAMLAASPSIEGLVLQDGALLDFGQPLWPDARFTGFVLVDADVPDVTVGGNGGEIGGAGQDGDEKAGDGTDSDMDVFGTPLAMGIGAPAADDARPATVSILQPVPATPNEFALARAKGVAELRTQWREKGTVLADPHRASVV; encoded by the coding sequence ATGACGGCCATCATCGACGCGGTGCGCGCCCACCTGTGCGGCTACTTCGAGGAAAGCGCCCCCGGCGAAGCGAAGCTGACGTTCCTCGGCGCCGACCCCCTCACCGTGCTGCGGTTCGGCCCCGACCGCGACGGCACCGTCACCTACGCCACGCTCGGCTGCTCGCGATCGCCCATGCAGGACCCATCCGCCATGGTCACCGACCCCGACGACGGGCCGCGCGCCGAACTGGCACTGCCCATCATCGGCGGACTCGACGCCGTGACGCGGCCGCTGGCGATGCTCGCCGCCTCCCCCTCCATCGAAGGCCTCGTTCTGCAGGACGGGGCGCTGCTCGACTTCGGCCAGCCGCTGTGGCCCGACGCGCGCTTCACCGGATTCGTGCTCGTCGACGCCGACGTCCCCGACGTGACCGTCGGAGGAAACGGCGGCGAGATTGGTGGCGCCGGACAGGACGGGGACGAAAAAGCCGGGGACGGCACCGACTCCGACATGGACGTGTTCGGCACTCCCCTGGCCATGGGCATCGGCGCGCCGGCGGCGGACGACGCACGACCGGCCACCGTGTCGATCCTGCAGCCGGTGCCGGCCACCCCCAACGAATTCGCCCTCGCACGGGCCAAGGGCGTCGCCGAACTGCGCACTCAATGGCGCGAGAAGGGCACCGTGCTCGCCGACCCCCATCGGGCGAGCGTGGTGTAG
- a CDS encoding DUF402 domain-containing protein has product MSDLHVPKLETFDIGARANVDPKGFVRAVDVFEVHPHGLYMARGADHPQFGYLESWLLPSLGLRANIFHFRPGVAATSHRYLDVAEVTWSDGDASDHPTARGATADAMPDAASATVWRTRDLYLDLLVLDGAVHVDDTDELTAAIAAGIVDADAGAWAIDRAFGALAGITAHDGDVDSWLAAAGCPVTWSNDVRLAEANQPHPKRVAIGQGPDAPAVGPTR; this is encoded by the coding sequence ATGTCCGACCTGCACGTGCCGAAGCTGGAGACCTTCGACATCGGGGCCCGCGCCAACGTCGACCCGAAGGGATTCGTCCGCGCCGTCGACGTCTTCGAGGTCCACCCCCACGGCCTGTACATGGCACGGGGCGCCGATCACCCGCAGTTCGGGTACCTCGAATCATGGCTGCTGCCCTCGTTGGGCCTGCGGGCGAACATCTTCCACTTCCGCCCCGGCGTGGCGGCGACCAGCCATCGCTACCTCGACGTCGCCGAAGTGACGTGGAGCGACGGTGATGCCTCCGACCACCCGACCGCGCGAGGAGCCACGGCAGACGCCATGCCCGACGCCGCCTCTGCGACGGTGTGGCGCACGCGCGATCTCTACCTCGACCTGCTCGTCCTCGACGGCGCAGTCCACGTCGACGACACCGATGAACTCACCGCAGCCATCGCCGCGGGCATCGTCGACGCCGACGCCGGCGCCTGGGCCATCGACCGCGCCTTCGGCGCACTGGCCGGCATCACCGCCCACGACGGCGACGTCGACTCCTGGCTCGCCGCCGCCGGATGCCCCGTGACATGGTCAAACGACGTCAGGCTCGCCGAAGCGAACCAGCCCCACCCCAAACGCGTCGCCATCGGTCAGGGCCCGGATGCGCCGGCCGTTGGGCCCACGCGTTAG
- a CDS encoding Rv1157c family protein: MVSNRRTNIRRIAAALGTAALLSAGIAPASMAQPALPGLPTPDYGSIPQAPSSSDLPANEIAAAIERITSQEAVPEEIRSALERVSAFLTGSGEPGWEEPENAPTTSDFPLPSVAENCINGEGRSFGMATSIPGPAALPLPGVPAHQVGYVFTGLGTKGVYNGQSTMKVHWVNITNGKYGTTPLTYNGVNEDSHGTVNGVADTGSGIVVSAIEGGFTTNGENGPSECNYTPTATYTVVQ, translated from the coding sequence GTGGTCTCGAACCGTCGCACCAACATCCGCCGCATCGCGGCCGCCCTGGGCACCGCCGCTCTGCTGTCGGCCGGCATCGCCCCCGCCTCCATGGCGCAGCCGGCCCTGCCGGGTCTGCCGACCCCGGACTACGGCTCCATCCCGCAGGCGCCGAGCAGCTCCGATCTGCCGGCCAACGAGATTGCCGCGGCCATCGAGCGGATCACGAGCCAGGAAGCCGTGCCGGAGGAGATCCGCTCCGCGCTCGAGCGCGTGTCGGCCTTCCTGACCGGCTCCGGCGAGCCCGGCTGGGAGGAGCCGGAGAACGCTCCGACCACCTCGGACTTCCCGCTGCCGAGCGTCGCCGAGAACTGCATCAACGGCGAGGGCCGCTCCTTCGGTATGGCGACCTCCATCCCGGGCCCCGCGGCTCTGCCGCTGCCGGGCGTTCCGGCCCACCAGGTCGGCTACGTCTTCACCGGCCTGGGCACCAAGGGCGTGTACAACGGCCAGTCGACCATGAAGGTCCACTGGGTCAACATCACCAACGGCAAGTACGGCACCACCCCGCTGACCTACAACGGCGTCAACGAGGACAGCCACGGCACCGTCAACGGCGTCGCGGACACCGGTTCCGGCATCGTCGTCTCGGCCATCGAGGGTGGCTTCACCACCAACGGCGAGAACGGCCCGTCGGAGTGCAACTACACCCCGACCGCCACCTACACCGTGGTTCAGTAG
- the typA gene encoding translational GTPase TypA, giving the protein MNETEFRNVAIVAHVDHGKTTLVNAMLEQSGVFGDHGEVADRVMDSGDLEKEKGITILAKNTAIRRKGAGKDGRDLIINVIDTPGHADFGGEVERALSMVDGVVLLIDSSEGPLPQTRFVLGKALAASMPVIIVVNKTDRPDARIDEVVEEAQDLLLELASTLEDPDAAEAAERNLELPVLYASGRAGKAATENPGNGNLPDSDNLQPLFDVITEVLPEPSADIDAPLQAQVTNLDSSSFLGRIGLIRIHKGRIRKGQQVSWIHYDSDGEEHTKTAKIAELLRTVGVTRVPTDEAIAGDIAAISGIDEVMIGDTLCAVDAPEALPRITVDEPAISMTIGVNTSPMAGQGGGDKLTARMVKARLDQELIGNVSLRVLPTERPDAWEVQGRGEMALSILVETMRREGFELTVGKPQVVTKTVDGKLQEPYEHLTIDVPEEHLGAVTQLMAARKGRMEQMGNQGTGWVRMEFVVPSRGLIGFRTIFMTETKGTGIANHFSAGYDDWAGEIKDRATGSLVADRSGQITAYALLQLADRGTFFVEPGDQAYEGMVVGANPRDEDMDINITKEKKLTNMRAASADTTVTLDKARSLTLDEAMEFCGADECVEVTPEGIRVRKLILNATERNRARSREKARNQGK; this is encoded by the coding sequence GTGAACGAAACCGAGTTCCGCAACGTAGCCATCGTCGCCCACGTCGACCATGGCAAGACCACCCTCGTCAACGCCATGCTGGAACAGTCCGGCGTCTTCGGCGACCACGGGGAGGTCGCCGACCGCGTGATGGACTCCGGTGACCTGGAGAAGGAAAAGGGCATCACCATCCTGGCCAAGAACACCGCCATCCGACGCAAGGGCGCGGGCAAGGACGGCCGGGACCTCATCATCAACGTCATCGACACCCCCGGCCACGCCGACTTCGGCGGCGAAGTCGAACGCGCCCTGTCCATGGTCGACGGCGTCGTGTTGCTCATCGACTCCTCCGAAGGCCCGCTGCCGCAGACCCGCTTCGTGCTGGGCAAGGCGCTCGCGGCCTCCATGCCGGTCATCATCGTGGTCAACAAAACCGACCGCCCCGACGCCCGCATCGACGAAGTCGTCGAAGAAGCCCAGGACCTCCTGCTGGAGCTGGCCTCCACCCTCGAGGACCCGGACGCCGCCGAAGCCGCCGAGCGCAACCTCGAACTGCCCGTGCTCTACGCCTCCGGTCGCGCCGGCAAGGCCGCCACCGAAAACCCGGGCAACGGTAACCTGCCGGACTCCGACAACCTCCAGCCGCTGTTCGACGTCATCACCGAGGTGCTGCCGGAGCCGTCCGCCGACATCGACGCGCCGCTGCAGGCGCAGGTCACCAACCTGGACTCCAGCTCCTTCCTCGGCCGTATCGGACTGATCCGCATCCACAAGGGCCGCATCCGCAAGGGCCAGCAGGTCTCCTGGATCCACTACGACTCCGACGGCGAGGAGCACACCAAGACCGCCAAGATCGCCGAGCTGCTGCGCACCGTCGGCGTCACCCGCGTGCCCACCGACGAGGCCATCGCCGGCGACATCGCCGCGATCTCCGGCATCGACGAGGTCATGATCGGCGACACCCTCTGCGCCGTCGACGCCCCCGAGGCCCTGCCGCGCATCACCGTCGACGAGCCCGCGATCTCCATGACCATCGGCGTCAACACCTCGCCGATGGCCGGCCAGGGCGGCGGCGACAAGCTCACCGCCCGCATGGTCAAGGCCCGCCTCGACCAGGAGCTCATCGGCAACGTGTCGCTGCGCGTCCTGCCCACCGAACGCCCCGACGCCTGGGAGGTCCAGGGCCGCGGCGAGATGGCGCTGTCCATCCTCGTCGAGACCATGCGCCGCGAAGGCTTCGAGCTGACCGTCGGCAAGCCGCAGGTGGTCACCAAGACCGTCGACGGCAAGCTGCAGGAACCCTACGAGCATCTGACCATCGACGTGCCCGAGGAGCACCTCGGCGCCGTCACCCAGCTCATGGCCGCCCGCAAGGGCCGCATGGAGCAGATGGGCAACCAGGGCACCGGCTGGGTCCGCATGGAGTTCGTCGTGCCGTCGCGTGGCCTGATCGGCTTCCGCACCATCTTCATGACGGAGACCAAGGGCACCGGCATCGCCAACCACTTCTCCGCGGGCTATGACGACTGGGCCGGCGAGATCAAGGACCGCGCCACCGGTTCGCTCGTCGCCGACCGCAGCGGCCAGATCACCGCGTACGCGCTGTTGCAGTTGGCCGACCGCGGCACCTTCTTCGTCGAGCCGGGCGACCAGGCCTACGAGGGCATGGTCGTCGGCGCGAACCCGCGCGACGAGGACATGGACATCAACATCACCAAGGAGAAGAAGCTCACCAACATGCGTGCGGCGTCGGCCGACACGACGGTGACGCTGGACAAGGCGCGCTCCCTGACGCTGGATGAGGCCATGGAGTTCTGTGGCGCCGACGAGTGCGTCGAGGTCACGCCGGAGGGCATCCGCGTGCGCAAGCTGATCCTCAACGCCACCGAGCGCAACCGCGCCCGTTCCCGCGAGAAGGCCCGCAACCAGGGCAAGTAG